The nucleotide sequence CCACCAATACCCCAAAAGCTAAAGGACTAAAATCCACTTGAATTCCAATTTTAGCCAAGTCTTGTTTAATTTGCGCTCCCATAGCTTCTCGGGTTTTATTGCCGGCATTGGTAATTAAACTAAATTTAACTGGGTTTCCGTCAGCATCTAACAGTTTACCTTGACTATCATATTTAAATCCTTCTTTTAGTAATAATTCTTTGGCTTTCTCAGGATTATAGTCATAGCCTTTTAAGTTTTGATCATAATAGGGAGATTGAACAGAAATATCTGATTTTTGGGGTTCTCCTAAGCCGCGAAAAATATTATTAATCATTCGAGGTCGATCGATAGCATAAGCAACGGCTCGTCTAAAATTAACATTATTAAACCATTTAGATTTAATGGGATCAACTAAGGGTTTACCATCTCGTTTGGCTTTGTTGAGATTGAAGCCTAAAAAAGTGGTTCCGTAAGCAGGCCCTCCATTATAAATGGCAAAATTTCCTCGCCCTTCTTCTTGCTTCAGTAAAGAAAAATATTCAGGAGAAACGCCAATTGAGTCTAAACTACCCGAGCGAAATTGTAATAAGAAGGTATCCTGAGATTCCACAATTGCCCAGACAATTTCATCAATATAAGGTAAGGGGTTATTGTCTGCATCTTTTTTCCAGTAATAGGGATTTTTTTCAAATCGTATGCGCTGACTTGTGGAATATTCTTTAAGTTTATAAGCTCCATTAACCACAATTTTTTCCGGAGGCGTATCTACTCCCCAAATGGTGAGAAAAGTGGGATTGCCTTGTGCATCGGTTTTTTCTACTGTTTCTTTTAAAATATGAGCCGGTAAAATGGGCACTTCGGCTATATCAAAAAATGGGGCAAAGGGTTCTTTAATAATAAATTCTATTTGACGATCATTCAGCTTGCGAATAATCGGCAATTCCCCACTTTTACCTATTCTCATGGAATCTCGGTAATTGTTAGGAATTTTGGGATTTAAATAAAGTTTATTATAGCTAAATATAACATCATCAGCAGTCAAGGGTTGACCATCAGACCATTTTAAACCTTCTCTAAGAGTGAAGGTAATTTTTAATTTATCATCAGAAACGGTCCAAGATTCAGCTAAAGCAGGTTCTTTTTTGCCTGTACAAGGATTTTCCGTAATCAGTCCTTCATAAATCAACCCAAACACATTAGGAGATTCTTGAGAAAGCACAGCATTAAAGGTTTTTGGGTCGCTTAAGATAGCTTGCACCACTTGATTTTTATCGGTAGGGGGAGCGCAAGCGGCTAGAGAAAAACAGGTGACAATAACACAGGTTAAAATAATACACCGAGTTAATGTTTTTTGAAAAAAGTTAGGAAGTTTCATTGAGGTAAAATTTAGCTGATGAAAAACGACTGACGGGTGACGGGTAACTATTTAATACTATCTCGTCGTCCCAGTTCATAAACCCCAAAAGCAATACAGGCCATTATCCCCATGCTAACTGACCAACTGCGCCCTAGACCCAGTTCTACTCCCCAATTACAAAGACTGCCGATGGCTAAAAAAGGGACTATACTAAAAACCGAAGCATAAAAGGCGTTTTGAGATTCTCTTGCTTGACGGGTCTTTTCAAATTCTTCTTGTGAGATATATAACGATCTCTCAGCAAAATTAAACCAACGATTCAACCCTTCAATGATCCAATCTTTAAAGCTTGATAATCCAATATATAACGCCAATGACCACAGACAAGCACCTGCGATCATGACAGTATCAAATTCTATTTGGAAGGGGATGATTTCATTGATCATGTTCAGTCAGTTGTCAGGGGGAAGAATCTACTTTTTAGAATTTTAACAATTATTCTCAAGAATTTCCCCATCGACGGCAAAAGCGGTTATCATTGCTCAATGTATTTCTTCAAGAACCTCCTCAGTTGAGTGAGGAGATTTTAAATGAGTCAGTTCAACCAGAAAAAAGAGTTAATCCGGCCGCGACAATTCCCTGTGAGGAGTGTATTTATGGGTAAATTCAACTTATTAAGACAGAAATTTATTCTTTCTCGTTTCCGTTGTGATCGCTTTGTTCTGCTCACTTTGGTGAGTCTTTTATTTGGCCTATCTATAGGGAGTTTTAAACCGTTTCCTCTTTTTGCTCAAGATGTGGCGCTTCGGTCGGTTCCAGGTCAAAATCCTTGGCAATATGCCTCTTTTCCGGTAGAAAACTTTCAAACTTATACTTCGGGTTTCGGTTATCGAGTTTCTCCGGTTACCGGCAAACAACAATTTCACGCCGGGTTAGATATAGCCGCACCTTTGGGGAGTTATGTTCGCAGTTGGTGGTCTGGCCGAGTGGTAGAGTTATCGGATAATACGGGTTGTGGAACTATGATTAAAATTCAATCCGGTCTGTGGACTCACATCTATTGTCATCTGATGGGAAAGGTAGAGTCTTCACCCCAAGGGACTTATTTAATTGATCGTGAAGGGGGTATTATTATTTGGCTAGGTCAAGAAATTCCGGTAAGTGCCAGAATTGCCCGAGTGGGGATGACGGGTAATACCACAGGCCCTCATCTTCATTGGGGTTTAATGTATGCTAATCAGTATCTTGATCCGGCTTTGGTGTTGCAAGAAATGTATAAAGATCGAGCCGCAAGGTAGTTGGGTTATTGATTGGCTATCGTTCTTTTTCGTGAGAGAACATTTATACTTTCTAATATAGATAGATTAGAAAAGCTTGACTTACCTATGTCTCTTGAATTAATGCTGGATAATATTAGAAGAGAATGGTCAGGTTCGGGACAAGATACAATCGAACAGTTGTTAAATTATGTTTATTCAACTGCGCCCATGATCGAAGTCAAAGACAATCGTCGGGAACTCGTTCGGTCCCCCAATCAACCTAATGAAAAAATTCGGCTGAATCTCCAAAAAGAAAGAGAGAAATTAATGGATGAGTTAGGAGTATAGATTGGAGTTAGCTTTTAGAATTAAAATCCTCTTTTAGAAAGGTATTTCCAACCTATCATCTGAGTAAATGCTCTAGCACCATCTATATTACAAATTTTTTTGATGGTTTCTTTCTCTTGCTCGGTTAAAAGCTTACCGGATTTAAATTGCGGCGGCGATATACCTTGCTCATCACTGATCGAGGGCGGCTCAAAATAGCCATGAAAATTAAATTCTTCTCCTTTTATGTGTAATTGATATTCATACAGCCATCTCTTGTTTTCCCGACGAACTTTCTTAGTTTCTGTGATATTTTCTTGATTATCTTTGAGCCACTTTTCTTTAATGTCATAAGCAAAAACCACACAAGCTCGATCCCGTCCATCGGGATATTCTTTATAAAAATAAGGAGTACCATGTATAGTATCATAGCTTGGCTGTATGGTTCCTAGCTCTTTGATCCAAGAATTCATGGTTCTAATTCCATGCGCGATAGCTAAAGCTTCAGAAGGATATTGTTGTTGCCATTGATGCCAGCGCTTTTCTTGAAGTGTTGCCCATTCTTTGCGTCTTTGTTCTTTCATTTGACGTTGAATTTGGGGATTAATCACTTTTTTCGTATTCCGAAAATACTTAACTCCAAAAGTGGTTGATAATTCCTTGCCCCATTTATTAGCCGTTTGAACTTTTATATTAGGGGTAAAAATTTCTAAAATTGTACCGGCTTTTAGGTCCACTACTCCTAATTGATAATGAGGTTGTACATGAATTCTAACAATACCATGCTCTTCGGGGATTAATTCGGTTTTTGGAGGTTTCATTGATTTTTTTCCTCAGTCTGTTGACTTTTGTGTGAACTCTAAGGTGAGAAAATCGAGAATATATTAAGATGCGTTTTTTATAAAAATTATAACTGTTATAATCTCTAAAATACAAGTTTTTTTTAACTATGTTTACAAAGTCAACCGCTAAATATGATAAATTAGAAATAGCCTATTAAGCCAAGTTTTGTTATCTTGAAAAAATAATCTTCGCTCTTTTGGGCTTTTAGGCTCATCAAAAAAGTTTTTGAAAAGAGGGGAAAATACCCATGAATGATCGGATAAATAGCGGCGAATATACCCTAGGAATAAACGCGAATGAAACGGCAAAAAAATCCTTTTATCGAGTAGCTAGTCGGGTTAACAAAAGTGAGCTATTAAAATTTATCACTGAGCTAGGCATTGAGATAGATAGCAAGCTTAAAAAAGAAGAATTATTGAATTTTATTTGTCAATTATCCTCAAATCAGTTAATTTATTTTACTGAAAAACATAAAAATGTTTTTGCTCTTTATCCTAATGAGCTTGAAGAGTTTCTAGGTTGCTCACACAACGAGCGCAAACGTTGGCAAGAAGAAGGAAAGTTAAAAATTATCGAGTACCGTGAGTTTGATTATGGAGAGTTTCCGGTTTATGATTGTTTAGATAGTCTATTAATTACGCCGAAAACTGTAGAGCAATGGCGAAAGGACTATCAAGAGAAAGTGGCTGGCAACCGAAGTCGAGGCGCAAAAAAAGCACAAGAAACTCACAAACTGAATTCAGTCAAAAAGCAAATTTTTAAGTTTCAGTATGAAGAGGCGATCACCAATTGGAAAAGTCGAGCGGCTGACGCGATAGGTACGCTAAAACTGGCTTATTGGACGATGTATTTATCTAGATTAGCTAAATATTTTCAGTTCAAGGCTATAAATGCTATTAAATATGAGGATGTTTATCGTCAAAAATCTCAGGATTATTATGAACTAAAAAATAAGGCTATCGCTATTTTAGTTCGCTCCCCTTATGCGGAGCTAGGATATTATATACCCTCTGAACCGGATAAAATTTCTTATTATTATTATTGGTCTTATCCCAATGAAATCAATGAAGAACGCTTTTACCGTATCGTTGATTATCGAGATAATGGAAAAGTGCAGGTGGAAGTAGAAGTTAATCGCCAAAAAAATTATTATTGTCTGTATTATTTGTGTTTAAGAGTTACAGGAATTGAGGAAACTTTTTCTTTTCATACTCCCAAGGATATTGGTGATAAATTTTTCCCGCCAGGGGAGTCTTTACCTTTAGTTGACCATGAAGAGTCAGAAGGTTTGTTTCGCTTCGGACGACCGTTAAATGAAAGTGAATTGGTGACTCATACTGAAAAAGTGATTCTGAAGTATTTTGAAGAATCTTTGACAACTTTTGAGGATGATTTTGTTGAAGATAGTCTAAAAATTAAATAAAAATTAAGCCATCAATTTGTTGCTGCGGCTTGAGTTTTGCAAGAAATGTATAAAGCTCAAGCGGTAAGGTATTTGGGTTTTAGGAGTTAGATAGTAGCTATTTTTCAGTTTATGAAAGTACGGTAAGCTTGATCTGGATGTGTAGGTTGATCGGGATATCGTAGTTCTAACAAGTTTTCTTTTACCATTTTACTTAAATAACTCGTTCTCAACCTGTCAGGGGAACGATTAAGAATTTCAGCTAGTTGTTGCTGAGTTAAAAATCTGCCTTGACAAACTTTTAAGATGATTTCCTGCATAAGTTGTGGTTGAACTTTCTTTTTATATCTCACAGGTGCAGCGAGTGCTTTAAGACTCTCGAACTGATCGGAGTTATCACTGAAATGATCGGAGCTATCAGTCAAATGATCGGAGTTATCACTGAAATGATCGGAGTTATCACTGAAATGATCGGAGCTAGTGGCCAAATGATCGGAGCTAGTGGCCAAATGATCGGAGCTAGGTTGAGAAAATTCTCTGTCTGGGAGCATTGAAAACAGTGACATTTGACTTTTGCGGTTTGAGGTTGGCAGACTGTAGTGTGTTCCACGACCTCGACCAAATTTTTCTAACCATCCATTATCCACCAAATGTTTAAGACAGTCTCCAATGTCTCTAGGATGTTTGTTACTGTAACATTGAACATCGCCGTTATTAATTTCTCCAAGGTAATGCGCTAGTACCAAAATCATTCGCTTTAATTCAGAAAGATAGCAATAGTTATCTCCTACAATCTCTCGTAATTCCTTTTCAATATTTTCAGGCGGCCAGGATTAGAAAATATAAATAAATCTTTATATTTGATAATTTTTAAAGATCGAGTTGATGAGTGATCAGCATGAATTAAAGTATTGACTAATGCTTCTCGAAGTGCCTCATGGACATGAGTTTCTTCTTTACGAACTGCATCTTTATCGAGTTGAAAGGGAACATTCAAATCACTAACTAAACGTTGATAAACCCGATAGTAAAAGTTAAAAAGATTAGCTTCCCATTTACCATCAAGAGTAACGCGATAAGTCCAACGTTGCTCTGGATCGTCAGATAATATTTCTTGATAGTCTAAATGATAGTGACGAATAGCATCTTGAATACTACGTTCACGACCGAACATTAATAAACCAGCTATAGTTAATCCTTCCTGGCCATAGGTCTTTAGGTAAATTGTCTTCAGCCGCTTTACATTCAAAATCTTGGCCTTCGCCTATCTCAAGTTTTTCAAGTAAAGTATCTAATTCCATAACTGGCGATCACGGTTTAGGCTAAATGCTATGTGTTTTGTTGAGCAATTTTATTATTTCCTCAAACCATTTTAAATTAACATCTTTAACCCGCGCAGGTGGGCGAGAGTTCCTAGATTGTTTCCCTTCAGGGTTCGGGTATTTTAGGGTTAAATGCGGATGAAGAGACTCGAACTCTTACGTCAGAGACACTGGAACCTAAATCCAGCGCGTCTACCAATTCCGCCACATCCGCGATTTTTGCACCGTCTTCAATTATAGCAGAACCTACCCCCAATTTGACAAGGGGTATTTAAATAATTTACGGTAATGACTAATGCTTGGTGGGTTACGGCGCACCCATCAACTTATTGGTTTTTCCTAAAAATCATCCGCAGTGCTTAACCCACCCTACAAACTAACCACTAATGACTCAATTAAACCACCCCATTCTAGAAAAAAGCTTTGCCATCATTGATGCTGAAGTTGGGGAACATCATTTAAGTTCCCAAGAATACGCCATCGCCCGCCGAGTTATTCATACCACCGCAGACTTTGACTACCTGAACCTATTACAGTTTAGTTCCAACGCCATCGCAAGCGGCATTAACGCCCTCCGTCAGCGCACCCCCATCATCACCGATGTCACCATGATTAAACAGGGCATTATCACCCTTGTGTCAAAAACCTTTCAAAACCCCATTATCGCCGCAGTAGAACAAGCTTCTATCGCAGATAGCGGCAAAACTCGCACTGAAACCGGACTCCTTCGCACTTACTCACAATACCCCCAAGGAGTTTATCTCATCGGAAATGCCCCCACTGCCCTATTAGCCCTCTGTGATCAGGTCGCCGAGTCCCCCATTAAACCTGCATTAATCATCGGTGCTACAGTAGGATTTGTATCTGTGGTAGAGTCAAAACAGGCATTAGCCGCCTTAGATGTGCCTCAAATACGAGTACAAGGACGCAAAGGCGGTTCCCCTGTCGCCGCCGCTATTCTCAATGCCTTATTAGTCTTAGCATGGGACCATGATCAATCATCAAGATAAAATTCATGTCGTTGGTATAGGATTAGATGGATCACTAGGACTAACCGACAAAGTACGACGACTAATAGAAGAAGCGACTTTTTTAGTGGGAAGTCAGCGCCACCTCAGTTATTTTCCTCATCATCCCGCCCAAAAAGTTATTTTAGGGAATTTTTTAGAGGCTATTGTTGATATTCGTCGCGCTTTCCAAGAAGGAAAAAGAATCGTTATCTTAGTGAGTGGAGACCCGCTTTTTTTTGGCTTGGGGCGCTTACTCTTAGAAAAATTTCCCTCAGATCTATTAAACTTTCATCCTCATCTTAATTGTGTTCAATTAGCCTTTAACCGCCTAAAAATTCCTTGGCAAGATGCAAAAATTTTTAGCGCACACGGACGTTCTTTAGATGAGTTAAGTTTGTTGCTACAACAGGGTGAGGAAAAAATTGCTATTTTAACGGATGGAGATAATAGTCCTAGTGCTATCGCTCGATTTTATCAGAGTTTAGCGTTACCTATTCCCTATCAATTTTGGGTCTGTGAAAATTTAGAAGCCGCCCAAGAAAAGATTTATCAGTTTTCCCCAGAAGAAATTGCTACCCTGGCGAGTTTATCAGATAATCACTTTGCCGCCTTAAATGTGGTTATCCTAATTCGTCAGCATAATCTCTCAGAAAATCCCCTACTCCTGAACAATTTACCTTTAATTGGACTGTCCGATCAAACCTTTATTAGTTTTAGTGATCGCCCCGGACTGATGACTAAGCGAGAAATTCGCCTAATGATCCTAGGAGAATTGGCTTTACAACCCGGTCAAATTGTTTGGGATATTGGGGCGGGAACGGGTTCAGTTTCTTTAGAAATTGGGCGTTTATGTCCGACTTCTCAAGTCTATGCTATTGAAAAAACGGCGATGGGTATTACCCTAATTGAACAAAACCGTCAACGTTTACAAGTCAATAATGTTATTCCTATTGCGGGAACTGCCCCAGAAATTTTGCATCAATTACCTCAACCTCAACGGATTTTTATTGGCGGCAGTGGCGGCAATTTACGAAATATATTAGAGGTTTGTGGGGATAAACTGGCGGCTAATGGGTTAGTGGTTTTAGCCTTTGCTACTGTAGAACATATTAATGAAAGTGTTCAGTGGTTTAG is from Gloeothece verrucosa PCC 7822 and encodes:
- a CDS encoding ABC transporter substrate-binding protein gives rise to the protein MKLPNFFQKTLTRCIILTCVIVTCFSLAACAPPTDKNQVVQAILSDPKTFNAVLSQESPNVFGLIYEGLITENPCTGKKEPALAESWTVSDDKLKITFTLREGLKWSDGQPLTADDVIFSYNKLYLNPKIPNNYRDSMRIGKSGELPIIRKLNDRQIEFIIKEPFAPFFDIAEVPILPAHILKETVEKTDAQGNPTFLTIWGVDTPPEKIVVNGAYKLKEYSTSQRIRFEKNPYYWKKDADNNPLPYIDEIVWAIVESQDTFLLQFRSGSLDSIGVSPEYFSLLKQEEGRGNFAIYNGGPAYGTTFLGFNLNKAKRDGKPLVDPIKSKWFNNVNFRRAVAYAIDRPRMINNIFRGLGEPQKSDISVQSPYYDQNLKGYDYNPEKAKELLLKEGFKYDSQGKLLDADGNPVKFSLITNAGNKTREAMGAQIKQDLAKIGIQVDFSPLAFGVLVDKLSNTLDWEAHLLGFTGGNEPHSPNLWYTDGQLHTFNQQGKSLTGWEAADWEKQIEQLYVQGSQELDPEKRKAIYAKSQELIEQYLPYIYLVNPYSMSAVRNRFDKIDYCALGGAFWNIDEIKISEQ
- a CDS encoding M23 family metallopeptidase, which encodes MGKFNLLRQKFILSRFRCDRFVLLTLVSLLFGLSIGSFKPFPLFAQDVALRSVPGQNPWQYASFPVENFQTYTSGFGYRVSPVTGKQQFHAGLDIAAPLGSYVRSWWSGRVVELSDNTGCGTMIKIQSGLWTHIYCHLMGKVESSPQGTYLIDREGGIIIWLGQEIPVSARIARVGMTGNTTGPHLHWGLMYANQYLDPALVLQEMYKDRAAR
- a CDS encoding cobalt-precorrin-8X methylmutase, encoding MTQLNHPILEKSFAIIDAEVGEHHLSSQEYAIARRVIHTTADFDYLNLLQFSSNAIASGINALRQRTPIITDVTMIKQGIITLVSKTFQNPIIAAVEQASIADSGKTRTETGLLRTYSQYPQGVYLIGNAPTALLALCDQVAESPIKPALIIGATVGFVSVVESKQALAALDVPQIRVQGRKGGSPVAAAILNALLVLAWDHDQSSR
- a CDS encoding bifunctional cobalt-precorrin-7 (C(5))-methyltransferase/cobalt-precorrin-6B (C(15))-methyltransferase, producing the protein MINHQDKIHVVGIGLDGSLGLTDKVRRLIEEATFLVGSQRHLSYFPHHPAQKVILGNFLEAIVDIRRAFQEGKRIVILVSGDPLFFGLGRLLLEKFPSDLLNFHPHLNCVQLAFNRLKIPWQDAKIFSAHGRSLDELSLLLQQGEEKIAILTDGDNSPSAIARFYQSLALPIPYQFWVCENLEAAQEKIYQFSPEEIATLASLSDNHFAALNVVILIRQHNLSENPLLLNNLPLIGLSDQTFISFSDRPGLMTKREIRLMILGELALQPGQIVWDIGAGTGSVSLEIGRLCPTSQVYAIEKTAMGITLIEQNRQRLQVNNVIPIAGTAPEILHQLPQPQRIFIGGSGGNLRNILEVCGDKLAANGLVVLAFATVEHINESVQWFSQNNWHYRLLQVSISRSVAVGKFTRFSPLNPVTIITANLSLHFFHE